One genomic segment of Flavobacteriaceae bacterium includes these proteins:
- a CDS encoding peptidoglycan-binding protein — protein sequence MRNIFLLVIVSMVFYAYGQKRLPLVYNKIGINSTPADAPIKMTLFKRFQHRTSKTSDPNDVYDTDIYSPKSATYLASKQKLYIQSLEGYETIVYDMNTFRKIKVIRHTFKAGQQPLFGDKHTVFDYTYKRRKSNFNIFSGKPVESCLSHKGKYLWVTYYRRSYDANAESPSAVAIIDTDSDEIVRVMPTGPLPKMIAASPDNKYIAVTHWGDNTIGLIDIDSEDINDFKYVKHFVVDYRVTLDFGGKKKVNRDNNCGYCLRGTVFTPDSKYLLVGRMGGGGIATFDMESKTYLGTTFGMKTNLRHLLIRDGYIYISTNSTGYVQKAVLADFLTKRLNTSKKNNRFEAWESCSVGRGARTIVVSNSGKYIFACVNSGSKIVAIDAKTMKIVATVPADSFPVGMAITDDDRYLVITSQGRSYGGGHSVMIYRLAFTEK from the coding sequence ATGAGAAATATCTTTTTACTAGTAATAGTATCTATGGTTTTTTATGCTTACGGCCAGAAAAGACTGCCACTTGTATACAATAAGATAGGCATAAACTCAACGCCGGCGGATGCTCCGATAAAAATGACTTTATTTAAACGTTTTCAACATCGTACAAGTAAAACATCTGACCCGAATGATGTATATGACACTGATATTTACTCGCCCAAGTCGGCAACCTATCTGGCAAGCAAGCAAAAGTTATATATTCAATCTTTAGAAGGATATGAAACAATTGTTTATGATATGAATACGTTTCGGAAAATAAAAGTGATAAGACATACTTTCAAAGCCGGGCAACAACCTCTTTTTGGAGATAAACATACTGTTTTTGATTATACATATAAACGCAGAAAAAGCAACTTTAATATATTTAGCGGAAAACCTGTAGAAAGCTGCCTTTCACACAAAGGTAAATACCTATGGGTGACGTATTATCGCCGTAGTTATGATGCCAATGCAGAGAGCCCTTCTGCTGTAGCTATCATTGATACGGACAGCGATGAAATAGTACGTGTGATGCCCACAGGCCCTTTGCCCAAAATGATTGCCGCTTCTCCCGACAACAAATATATTGCAGTTACTCACTGGGGAGATAATACGATAGGACTCATCGACATAGATTCGGAAGATATTAACGATTTTAAATATGTCAAGCATTTTGTAGTAGATTATCGTGTTACATTAGATTTTGGTGGTAAAAAAAAAGTAAACAGAGACAATAACTGTGGATATTGCTTGCGGGGAACGGTCTTTACACCCGACTCAAAATACCTCTTAGTGGGAAGAATGGGTGGCGGAGGTATTGCTACTTTTGATATGGAAAGCAAAACGTATTTGGGAACTACTTTTGGAATGAAAACGAATTTGCGGCACTTGCTTATCCGGGATGGTTATATCTATATCAGTACCAATTCAACAGGCTATGTGCAAAAAGCAGTTTTAGCGGATTTTCTGACAAAACGTTTGAATACCTCTAAAAAAAACAACAGGTTTGAAGCGTGGGAAAGCTGTTCGGTAGGAAGGGGAGCCAGGACAATAGTAGTTTCTAATAGCGGAAAATATATTTTTGCCTGTGTCAATAGCGGTAGTAAGATTGTAGCCATAGATGCTAAAACGATGAAAATAGTAGCAACCGTCCCCGCCGATTCTTTTCCTGTGGGAATGGCCATTACCGATGATGACCGGTATTTAGTCATAACAAGTCAAGGGAGAAGCTATGGAGGGGGGCACTCTGTAATGATATACCGCTTGGCTTTTACTGAAAAATAA
- a CDS encoding IS1595 family transposase codes for MNLQEIKRGISKLSPSERQELLKELSTSPKDSVPTVRSQESRRFLLDNKLGCCAHCWHPKYVKFGIDKGSQRYKCKSCKRSFTEYTGTWMAGLQHKDKIDDYLELMLEEKSLDKIKVALSINKKTAFDWPHKILVPLSENDKDDFTGITESDETFFLNSEKGRPVNHRESRKRGGSSKTKGISNDQVAVIVTQDRTSNPDITVATMGRLKKIDIVNAIGSRIKASKAILCRDAHLSYKGFAIDNKIEHHTLKGVIKQRVKNKVYHIQHVNSTHNRVKKWIDNKFWGVSTKYLQQYLNWYRIKEKLKYRNDKLNAFVNKVSEDINTYQKYQNIGLKYQKLISTQF; via the coding sequence ATGAATTTACAAGAAATAAAGCGAGGAATTTCCAAACTTTCCCCATCTGAAAGGCAGGAATTGTTAAAAGAATTGTCAACATCACCAAAAGATTCAGTTCCAACGGTAAGAAGCCAAGAATCTAGGCGTTTTTTATTAGACAATAAGTTAGGTTGTTGCGCCCATTGCTGGCATCCAAAGTATGTAAAATTTGGTATTGACAAAGGCTCTCAGCGCTATAAGTGTAAATCCTGCAAACGCAGTTTTACAGAATACACAGGTACTTGGATGGCAGGTTTGCAACATAAGGACAAGATTGATGACTACCTTGAATTAATGCTAGAAGAAAAGAGCTTAGATAAGATAAAAGTAGCCTTATCGATAAACAAGAAAACGGCTTTTGACTGGCCTCATAAGATATTAGTCCCATTATCAGAAAACGATAAAGATGATTTTACAGGCATTACAGAAAGTGATGAGACCTTCTTTTTAAATTCAGAAAAAGGGCGACCAGTAAATCATCGGGAATCAAGAAAACGTGGTGGTAGCTCTAAAACCAAAGGCATCAGTAATGATCAAGTAGCTGTTATTGTAACCCAAGATAGAACATCTAATCCAGATATTACTGTAGCCACTATGGGAAGATTAAAGAAAATAGATATTGTAAATGCTATTGGCAGCAGAATAAAGGCAAGTAAAGCCATTTTATGTAGGGACGCACATCTAAGCTACAAAGGATTTGCAATAGACAATAAAATAGAGCATCACACTCTAAAAGGCGTCATAAAACAACGTGTCAAAAACAAAGTGTATCATATACAACATGTCAACTCAACTCATAACAGAGTTAAGAAATGGATAGATAACAAGTTTTGGGGAGTATCTACCAAATACTTGCAACAATATTTGAACTGGTATCGCATCAAAGAAAAATTAAAATATAGAAACGATAAACTCAATGCCTTTGTAAATAAAGTGTCAGAAGATATTAATACGTATCAAAAATATCAAAATATTGGATTGAAGTATCAAAAATTAATATCAACGCAATTTTAA
- a CDS encoding DUF4339 domain-containing protein → MGLFSKIRGEFIDIIEWLDDSNNTLVHRFERYQNEIKNEAKLTVREGQVAVFVNEGQIADVFPPGMYTLTTQNLPVLSTLKGWKYGFDSPFKAEAYFVSTRNITDQKWGTKNPITLSDQRFGMLEIRAFGTYVIKVNDAPVFMKEIVGTDGNFTTDKITDQLRSMIVTRFTDAIGEANLPVENYASNTNEISEYVREVISPEFKKYGIDVTKFLIENVSMPEEMKAEIFELSRLNAIDMNKLAQLKAAKALEKAAENDSGTAGAGMGMGMGFAMANQMGQAFSNRQNTGATPPSIPSTAHNYYVAVNGQQSGPFTMNLLKEMIVTKETLVWREGMKNWDAAGQLDELSSLFGSVPPPIPGK, encoded by the coding sequence ATGGGACTTTTTAGCAAAATACGTGGAGAATTTATTGACATCATTGAATGGCTCGATGATTCTAATAATACACTCGTACATCGTTTTGAACGATACCAAAATGAAATTAAAAACGAGGCAAAATTAACCGTTCGTGAAGGACAGGTAGCTGTTTTTGTAAATGAAGGACAGATAGCAGATGTATTCCCTCCCGGGATGTATACCTTAACTACACAAAACCTGCCCGTTCTTTCAACTTTAAAAGGCTGGAAGTATGGTTTTGACAGCCCTTTTAAGGCAGAAGCTTATTTTGTAAGTACAAGAAACATCACAGATCAAAAGTGGGGAACTAAAAATCCGATTACCTTAAGTGATCAACGCTTCGGAATGCTGGAGATTCGCGCTTTTGGAACCTATGTGATCAAAGTAAATGACGCTCCTGTTTTTATGAAAGAAATCGTAGGAACCGATGGTAATTTTACTACAGATAAAATTACAGACCAATTGAGGAGTATGATTGTAACCCGCTTTACGGATGCTATTGGAGAAGCAAATTTACCTGTGGAAAACTATGCTTCAAATACAAATGAAATTTCCGAATACGTCCGTGAAGTGATCAGTCCCGAGTTTAAAAAGTATGGGATCGATGTCACGAAATTTTTAATTGAAAATGTGTCGATGCCGGAAGAAATGAAAGCAGAAATCTTTGAGTTGAGTCGCCTGAATGCAATCGACATGAATAAATTGGCACAATTGAAAGCTGCCAAAGCTTTGGAAAAAGCAGCTGAAAACGATAGCGGAACTGCCGGAGCGGGCATGGGAATGGGAATGGGGTTTGCCATGGCAAATCAAATGGGACAGGCCTTTTCCAATCGGCAAAATACAGGAGCAACCCCACCGTCAATTCCATCAACAGCACATAATTATTATGTTGCTGTAAACGGACAACAATCCGGGCCGTTTACCATGAATTTGTTAAAAGAAATGATAGTAACAAAAGAAACGCTGGTTTGGCGCGAAGGAATGAAAAATTGGGATGCTGCCGGGCAATTGGATGAATTGTCATCTCTATTTGGAAGCGTTCCCCCTCCAATACCCGGTAAATAA
- a CDS encoding DNA polymerase III subunit delta': MLFSQVIGQEHIKKHLQISANNGRIPHAQLFIGKEGSGTLPMAIAYARYILCNFSENTASCNLKCEKLQHPDLHFAFPVAANNVVKTHPVSDLFLEDWRNFINTQVYGGLFDWLQQIGVENKQAIMGVDEAKVIVKKLQLKSYEGGFKVLIIWMAEKMNIAAANKLLKLIEEPPEKTVFLLVTEDEEQIIDTIRSRCQLLHFPLLSEQDMITALMEREKVPDKEAIKIAHQADGNYNKALQLLRNDSNNLVFEEWFVTWVRAAFKAKGNASVIQQLIIWSDTIAKTGRETQKQFLHYCLHFFRQALLLNYKSSELVFMETRTGFDISKFAPFVHGENMLAIEKELNDALYHVERNGNVKIILLDLSMKLTRLLHKKEVPV, translated from the coding sequence ATGCTTTTCAGTCAAGTTATTGGTCAGGAACACATCAAAAAGCACCTGCAAATCTCTGCAAATAACGGTCGTATTCCGCATGCTCAGTTATTTATTGGCAAAGAAGGCTCCGGAACGTTACCTATGGCCATAGCTTATGCCCGGTATATTCTGTGTAATTTTTCTGAAAATACAGCTAGTTGTAATTTGAAATGTGAAAAATTACAACATCCTGATCTGCATTTTGCTTTTCCCGTAGCTGCAAATAATGTGGTAAAAACGCACCCTGTCAGTGATTTGTTTTTAGAAGATTGGCGAAACTTTATAAACACACAAGTATACGGCGGATTGTTTGACTGGCTACAGCAAATTGGTGTGGAAAATAAACAAGCGATCATGGGTGTGGACGAAGCGAAGGTCATTGTAAAAAAATTACAATTAAAATCGTATGAAGGGGGTTTTAAAGTGCTCATTATCTGGATGGCTGAGAAAATGAATATTGCGGCTGCCAATAAGCTCCTAAAGTTAATTGAAGAACCTCCCGAAAAAACGGTCTTTCTGTTGGTTACGGAAGACGAAGAACAAATTATAGACACGATCAGATCAAGATGCCAGTTGCTACACTTTCCTTTGTTAAGCGAGCAGGATATGATAACTGCTTTGATGGAAAGAGAAAAAGTTCCTGATAAAGAAGCTATTAAAATTGCTCACCAGGCCGATGGTAATTATAATAAAGCTCTCCAATTGCTACGTAATGATTCCAATAACTTAGTTTTTGAAGAGTGGTTCGTTACCTGGGTGAGAGCTGCTTTTAAAGCAAAAGGGAATGCTTCCGTTATACAACAATTGATTATCTGGTCTGACACCATTGCCAAAACCGGCAGAGAAACCCAGAAGCAATTCTTACACTACTGTTTACACTTTTTCAGACAAGCTCTTTTATTAAATTATAAAAGCTCTGAGTTGGTTTTTATGGAAACACGAACCGGTTTTGATATTTCCAAATTTGCTCCTTTTGTACATGGAGAAAATATGTTAGCGATTGAAAAAGAATTGAATGATGCACTATATCATGTGGAAAGAAATGGAAATGTAAAAATTATCTTACTGGATTTGTCTATGAAGTTAACCCGACTACTACATAAAAAAGAAGTACCTGTATAA
- a CDS encoding aldo/keto reductase codes for MSNYSRIIAGCMSWGNWGKQLSLQEMIIQLQSTLDVGITTFDHADIYGDYSTETQFGQAFAKSGVQRERIQIISKCGIQYVGKARDNKIKHYNYGKDYIIWSVEKSLKNLQTDYLDLVLLHRPSPLMRPYEIAAAIHQLKKDGKIRHFGVSNFTPSQIDLIHDRIKIEVNQIEFSLTQHSAMQNGSLDHMTLKEITPMSWSPLGTVFKEQNKASLRIKKTLNSLTKKYNATEDQLLLAWVLKHPSKIHPVIGTTNKERMINAQKAIAIDLELEDWFSLLVASQGHKVP; via the coding sequence ATGAGTAACTACTCAAGAATAATAGCAGGTTGTATGTCATGGGGAAACTGGGGGAAACAACTTTCTCTCCAAGAAATGATTATTCAGTTACAATCGACTCTTGATGTAGGGATAACCACATTTGATCATGCCGATATTTATGGTGATTATAGTACGGAAACTCAATTTGGACAGGCTTTTGCAAAAAGTGGAGTTCAACGGGAGCGTATTCAGATCATTTCAAAATGTGGAATACAATATGTAGGGAAAGCCAGAGATAACAAAATCAAGCATTACAACTATGGCAAGGATTATATTATTTGGAGCGTAGAAAAATCATTAAAAAATTTACAAACAGATTATTTGGATTTAGTATTGCTTCACAGGCCAAGTCCGTTAATGAGACCCTATGAAATTGCAGCGGCAATTCATCAATTAAAAAAAGACGGAAAAATACGCCATTTCGGGGTTTCTAATTTTACTCCTTCTCAAATCGATTTGATTCATGATCGAATAAAGATAGAAGTCAATCAAATTGAATTTTCTCTAACTCAACATTCGGCAATGCAAAACGGGTCATTAGATCACATGACTTTAAAAGAAATTACACCTATGTCCTGGAGTCCGTTAGGAACTGTTTTTAAAGAACAAAACAAAGCATCTCTTCGCATAAAAAAAACTTTAAATTCACTCACTAAAAAATACAATGCTACGGAAGATCAATTACTCTTGGCATGGGTTTTAAAACATCCTTCTAAAATTCATCCGGTAATTGGAACCACTAACAAAGAACGTATGATAAATGCCCAAAAAGCTATAGCAATTGATTTGGAATTAGAAGATTGGTTTTCTTTATTAGTGGCCTCTCAAGGGCATAAAGTTCCATAA